CCGCGGATTCCGGGTGGGCAGCGGGCGTCTCCCGCTGGGCAGGGCCCGGCCTCGGCCCCAAAACATCCGGCTGGGCCGGCTCGGCGCTGCCTCGCCCCGCGCTGCCGTGTCCTGCCCGCGTCCTGCCCGTGCCGTGCCCGTGTCCTGCCTGCCGTGGCTCCCCTCCTTGCCGTGGGTCCTGTCTCTGCTGTGtctccccttcctgccctgtgtcccctccttgcCATGCGTcccctgcccgctgctgccCCCCTGCCCACCTCTGACCGCGCGTTCCCTCCCGCAGGAGATGGAGCTGGAGGCCCGGGGAAATGGCCTGGAGTAAGTGGGGGACAGCCTGCGGGGGGGGTACGCGGGCAGCGGACAGGCAGGGGACAGTGTCCCCGCTCACTCCGTCTCCCGCCAGGCCGGTGGGACACTATGAAGAGATCGAGATTTCCGAGAGCAGCGTCAACAATGGCCCCGAGCACATCGGCCCGCACTGCTTCGAGCTGCTCCGCGTCCTGGGCAAGGGTGGCTACGGCAAggtggggacacggtggggcTGGGGGACTCTGGGGGGTTCCAGTGCTCCCTGACGGCGTCCCCAACCTTCCCTGCCTGTCCTTCCAGGTGTTCCAGGTGCGCAAAGTGCAGGGCACCAACACGGGCAAGATCTTTGCCATGAAGGTCCTGAAGAAGGTAGGGACGCCCcggcccccccagccccccccgggaccccccccccccactcacCGCCTCCCCCCCAGGCCAAGATTGCCTGCAACGCCAAGGACACGGCGCACACCCGGGCAGAGAGGAACATCCTGGAGGCCGTCAAGCACCCCTTCATCGTCGACCTCATCTACGCCTTCCAGACGGGCGGCAAGCTCTACCTCATCCTGGAGTGCCTCAGCGGTGcgggggggctcgggggtcccggggacCGCTCCAGGGATGCCTACGAGTTGTCCCAGGGATGGCTCAAGGGGTTCCAGGGGTGGCTCAGGATGTCCAGGGATGGTTAAAGCGTGACCTGGGGTGGCTACAGTGTTCAGGGAGGGTGTCCAGGGATGGCTTAGGGGGTCCAGGGATGGTTTAAGGGTGGCTATAGAGTGTCTCAGGATGGCTCAGATGTTCCCAGGGGTGATTAAGGAGTGTCCAGGGATGGCTCAGGAGGGTCCCTCTTGGGCTCTCTATGCAGGTGGAGAGCTCTTCATGCAGCTGGAGCGGGAAGGGATCTTCCTGGAGGACACTGCCTGGTAGGGATGTGGGAGTGGGGGGAGTGGATCAGGTGGGCACCCCAACATCGCTCACAGCCACCCCGATCCCTCTGCAGTTTCTACCTGAGCGAGATCACACTGGCACTGGGTCACCTGCATTCCCATGGGATCATCTACCGGGATCTTAAGCCGGAGAATATCATGCTCAACAGCCaaggtgggtttggggggcaAACTGGGGAGCCTGGGGGGTTCTCTGGGGGCAGCGCTGACCCCCCGTGTCCCTCAGGTCACATCAAGCTGACGGACTTCGGGCTGTGCAAGGAGTCCATCCACGACGGAGCCGTCACCCACACCTTCTGCGGCACCATCGAGTACATGTGAGGTGGATGCAGCactggggggaatttggggggtctgTCCTGGCGCCCCCATCCGCTCAGGgccccccctgcaccccccagGGCCCCCGAGATCCTGGTGCGGAGCGGGCACAACCGGGCTGTGGACTGGTGGAGCCTGGGCGCCCTGATGTACGACATGCTCACCGGATCGGCAagtcccactgctgctccttcctccctggGAACTGGGGGGGCACCCCGGGGTGAGCCCGAGCCTTCCTGGCCCACCTGGCTCCTCATGGCCCCGCTGTGCCCCCACAGCCACCGTTCACCGCCGAGAACCGCAAGAAGACCATTGACAAGATCCTCAAGGGGAAGCTGGTGCTGCCGCCCTACCTGACACCCGACGCTCGTGACCTCCTCAAGAaggtgccccccccccccaaatttccctcaCCCACCTCCCCCCACCTTTATTTACCTAGATCCtcccccccattcccatctctaTCCCTACTTGTCTTCCAGTTCCTCAAGCGGAACCCCAGCCAGCGGGTTGGGGGGGGCCCCGGTGACGCGGCCGATGTGCAGGTACAGGGGTGGGTGGGCAGGCGGTGCCAGGGGAcaccccccaaatcctgcctgacacacccaaaccccacagaaacaGCCTTTCTTCCGCCACATCAACTGGGAGGACCTGCTGGCACGCAGGCTGGACCCCCCCTTCAAACCCTGCCTGGTAGGGAGGGCCGAGGGGGGAGGCTGGCAATGTTTTGGGGGGGCCCCGTGGGAGCAGCCGCCGTGTTCCCCGCAGCAGTCGGA
This portion of the Vidua chalybeata isolate OUT-0048 chromosome 6, bVidCha1 merged haplotype, whole genome shotgun sequence genome encodes:
- the RPS6KB2 gene encoding ribosomal protein S6 kinase beta-2 isoform X1; translated protein: MAGVFDIDLETEEGSDGDEPELGAEMELEARGNGLEPVGHYEEIEISESSVNNGPEHIGPHCFELLRVLGKGGYGKVFQVRKVQGTNTGKIFAMKVLKKAKIACNAKDTAHTRAERNILEAVKHPFIVDLIYAFQTGGKLYLILECLSGGELFMQLEREGIFLEDTACFYLSEITLALGHLHSHGIIYRDLKPENIMLNSQGHIKLTDFGLCKESIHDGAVTHTFCGTIEYMAPEILVRSGHNRAVDWWSLGALMYDMLTGSPPFTAENRKKTIDKILKGKLVLPPYLTPDARDLLKKFLKRNPSQRVGGGPGDAADVQKQPFFRHINWEDLLARRLDPPFKPCLQSEEDVSQFDTRFTRQTPVDSPDDAAISESANQAFLGFTYVAPSVLESIKEGFSFQPKVRSPRRLNSSPRTPVSPVKFSPFEAFKPVASGDPMELGPPQAPPPEGTAPLPIKPSGGGKKQKGGRGRVPR
- the RPS6KB2 gene encoding ribosomal protein S6 kinase beta-2 isoform X2, which codes for MELEARGNGLEPVGHYEEIEISESSVNNGPEHIGPHCFELLRVLGKGGYGKVFQVRKVQGTNTGKIFAMKVLKKAKIACNAKDTAHTRAERNILEAVKHPFIVDLIYAFQTGGKLYLILECLSGGELFMQLEREGIFLEDTACFYLSEITLALGHLHSHGIIYRDLKPENIMLNSQGHIKLTDFGLCKESIHDGAVTHTFCGTIEYMAPEILVRSGHNRAVDWWSLGALMYDMLTGSPPFTAENRKKTIDKILKGKLVLPPYLTPDARDLLKKFLKRNPSQRVGGGPGDAADVQKQPFFRHINWEDLLARRLDPPFKPCLQSEEDVSQFDTRFTRQTPVDSPDDAAISESANQAFLGFTYVAPSVLESIKEGFSFQPKVRSPRRLNSSPRTPVSPVKFSPFEAFKPVASGDPMELGPPQAPPPEGTAPLPIKPSGGGKKQKGGRGRVPR